One Sphingomonas endolithica DNA segment encodes these proteins:
- a CDS encoding response regulator transcription factor, whose amino-acid sequence MTIDPEPTPLSGAPLIVLVEDDPAIRTLTTRALQQNGYGVRPASSAPEMWRALEAGPVDLVLLDIMLPGTSGIDLCRALRQQSDVPIIFVSAKGSETDRVVGLELGADDYIAKPFGTSELIARIRAVLRRGALDRRHGRPEQGLLTFDGWQVNLSRRELKSPSGSLVDVTGAELDLLVSLLEHSGRVVARERLIELSRTRLGDSSDRSVDVLVSRLRRKLSHGETPAPIVTVRGIGYMLTAAVTRS is encoded by the coding sequence ATGACGATTGATCCCGAACCCACGCCGCTGTCCGGCGCGCCGCTGATCGTGCTGGTCGAGGACGATCCCGCGATCCGCACGCTCACCACGCGCGCGCTGCAGCAGAACGGGTATGGCGTGCGCCCGGCTTCCTCCGCCCCGGAAATGTGGCGCGCGCTGGAGGCGGGGCCGGTCGATCTCGTGCTGCTCGACATCATGCTGCCGGGCACCAGCGGCATCGATCTGTGCCGTGCGCTGCGCCAGCAGAGCGACGTGCCGATCATCTTCGTCAGCGCCAAGGGCAGCGAGACCGACCGGGTGGTCGGGCTGGAGCTCGGCGCGGACGATTACATCGCCAAGCCGTTCGGCACGTCCGAGCTGATCGCCCGAATCCGCGCGGTGCTGCGTCGCGGTGCGCTGGATCGCCGGCATGGCCGTCCCGAGCAAGGGCTGCTCACCTTCGACGGCTGGCAGGTCAATCTGTCGCGGCGCGAGTTGAAGTCGCCTTCCGGCTCGCTCGTCGACGTGACCGGGGCGGAACTCGACCTGCTGGTCAGCCTGCTCGAACATAGCGGCCGGGTGGTCGCGCGCGAGCGGCTGATCGAGCTGTCGCGCACGCGCCTTGGCGACAGTTCGGACCGCAGCGTCGACGTGCTGGTCAGCCGGCTGCGCCGCAAATTGTCGCACGGCGAGACGCCAGCGCCGATCGTCACCGTGCGCGGTATCGGCTATATGCTCACCGCTGCCGTCACGCGCAGTTGA
- a CDS encoding MFS transporter, whose product MADPAASAQVRPTRRSPSFLLICALAHVGGVIGYLPLLTLLLPVKIGGVAGDARIGLFTATVIAGALAASVSNILFGWLSDHMVARGGGRRVVLAGGVGGLAFAYTLVAIAASPIAIVLAVVAFQVVVNAVLAPLFAIMADEIPDMQKGVAGGLLPLANPLASALSALLVGLAFLDETSRLGLVVAAVAACVAPLLLTRARRIAPDATLVLPGAMLRRDIVIAWIARLLVQVAGNALSLYLLYYFESLGAVATADLPALVGRLLTIAFVLPLPIALAVGRVSDLLGRRKPFLLAAAIVAASGLVGMALAADWTAGAIGFCVYTTGSSVFVALHSAFAMQFLPDPQHRGRDLGFYNLTNTLPALLGPLLTWWLATPRYFDAVMLALAGLTLCGGVAMLAVRGRR is encoded by the coding sequence ATGGCCGATCCTGCTGCTTCCGCCCAAGTTCGGCCAACTCGCCGCTCGCCTTCCTTCCTGCTGATCTGTGCGCTGGCGCATGTTGGCGGGGTGATCGGCTATCTGCCGCTGCTCACGCTGCTGTTGCCGGTAAAGATCGGGGGGGTGGCGGGGGATGCGCGGATCGGCTTGTTCACGGCGACCGTCATTGCCGGCGCGCTGGCGGCAAGCGTGTCCAATATCCTGTTCGGCTGGCTCAGCGACCACATGGTGGCGCGGGGCGGGGGGCGTCGTGTGGTGCTGGCGGGGGGCGTGGGGGGCCTGGCCTTTGCCTATACCCTCGTCGCCATCGCGGCATCGCCGATCGCGATCGTGCTGGCGGTGGTCGCGTTCCAGGTTGTCGTGAACGCTGTGCTCGCGCCGTTATTCGCGATCATGGCCGACGAGATCCCCGATATGCAGAAGGGCGTGGCTGGTGGCTTGTTGCCGCTCGCCAACCCGCTGGCGTCGGCATTGTCGGCGCTGCTGGTAGGTTTGGCGTTTCTCGACGAGACATCGCGACTAGGGTTGGTCGTAGCGGCAGTGGCGGCATGCGTCGCGCCGTTGCTGCTCACCCGCGCGCGGCGGATCGCACCGGACGCCACCCTGGTGCTGCCGGGTGCCATGCTCCGCCGCGACATCGTGATTGCCTGGATCGCGCGGTTGCTGGTGCAGGTCGCCGGTAATGCGCTGTCGCTGTACCTGCTCTATTATTTCGAGAGCTTGGGGGCGGTCGCGACCGCCGACCTGCCGGCGCTGGTCGGACGGCTGCTGACCATCGCCTTTGTCCTGCCGCTGCCGATCGCACTTGCCGTCGGGCGCGTCTCCGACCTGCTCGGCCGCCGCAAGCCGTTCCTGCTGGCGGCGGCGATCGTCGCGGCGTCTGGGCTGGTCGGCATGGCGCTCGCGGCGGATTGGACTGCGGGCGCGATCGGCTTTTGCGTCTACACGACGGGATCGTCGGTGTTCGTCGCGCTACACTCGGCCTTTGCGATGCAATTCCTGCCCGATCCGCAGCATCGCGGGCGCGATCTCGGCTTCTACAATCTGACGAACACGCTGCCCGCGCTGCTTGGGCCGCTGCTCACCTGGTGGCTGGCGACACCGCGGTATTTCGATGCGGTGATGCTGGCGCTGGCCGGGCTGACGCTGTGCGGCGGGGTCGCCATGCTGGCGGTGCGCGGGCGGCGTTGA
- a CDS encoding OsmC family protein, whose amino-acid sequence MPLDKQHRYAVQVRWTGNTGSGTASYRGYERAHDIAVPGKPVIAGSSDPAFRGDASRWNPEEMLVASLAACHKLWYLGLCAQRGIVVMTYVDDAEGCMVEESGGAGQFVSVTLRPRVTIAAGADAAVAAALHDQAHAMCFIARSVNFPVTHEATIVQEAVAPA is encoded by the coding sequence ATGCCGCTCGACAAACAGCATCGTTACGCCGTGCAGGTACGCTGGACGGGAAACACCGGCAGCGGAACGGCAAGCTATCGCGGCTATGAACGCGCCCACGACATTGCGGTGCCGGGCAAACCGGTCATTGCCGGGTCGTCCGATCCCGCCTTCCGCGGCGATGCGAGCCGGTGGAATCCCGAGGAAATGTTGGTCGCGTCGCTCGCCGCCTGCCACAAGCTCTGGTATTTGGGGCTCTGCGCTCAGCGCGGCATTGTCGTCATGACCTACGTGGACGATGCGGAGGGCTGCATGGTCGAGGAATCCGGCGGTGCCGGCCAGTTCGTATCCGTAACGCTGCGCCCGCGCGTCACGATTGCGGCCGGAGCGGACGCAGCAGTGGCTGCGGCGTTGCACGACCAGGCACACGCCATGTGCTTCATCGCCCGATCGGTGAACTTTCCTGTGACGCATGAGGCAACGATCGTGCAGGAGGCCGTCGCGCCCGCGTGA
- a CDS encoding cupin domain-containing protein, with protein MEITRAGSQPSNKGPAAYFTGTVRIDAPFSGSGGLSGATVTFEPGARTAWHTHPLGQTLLVTAGCGRIQRAGGPIETIRPGDIVFFAAGERHWHGASPETAMTHIAIAEMQDGKAVDWLEQVADEDYAGTSPSSS; from the coding sequence ATGGAGATCACCCGCGCGGGATCGCAGCCGTCGAACAAGGGACCGGCGGCCTATTTTACCGGCACCGTCCGCATCGATGCGCCGTTCAGCGGTAGCGGTGGGTTGAGCGGCGCCACCGTGACGTTCGAGCCCGGTGCCCGCACCGCCTGGCATACGCATCCGCTGGGGCAGACGCTGCTCGTCACGGCCGGGTGCGGCCGCATCCAGCGCGCGGGTGGGCCGATCGAAACGATCCGGCCGGGCGACATCGTGTTCTTTGCGGCTGGGGAGCGGCACTGGCACGGTGCCAGCCCCGAAACGGCGATGACCCACATCGCCATTGCCGAGATGCAGGACGGCAAGGCGGTCGACTGGCTGGAGCAAGTGGCGGATGAGGATTATGCGGGAACCTCGCCTTCTTCATCGTGA
- a CDS encoding beta-glucosidase, with product MSKSLYAALLGATIIAGLGAGASTAQTRSATTEDARARANTIVARMTIDEKIALVHGLFPPMAKGKSANELIPSAGHIEGIPRLGVPLVRESDASLGVANQVEQRKGDVATALPSSLATAASFDPEIARAGGAMIGSEARAKRFNVLLAGGVNLTRDPWNGRNFEYLGEDPLLAGRLAGAHIAGVQSNRIVSTVKHFALNAQETGRTVLDGRIDEASFRMSDLLAFQIAIETGRPGSVMCAYNKVGGDWACENEHLLTEVLKRDWGYKGWVMSDWGAVHSTAKAANAGLDQQSGEELDKALYFAAPLKAAVQSGAVRASRLDDMVARYLTGLIETGAYDTPVPTVAQTPNYAQNALVAQRAAEAGIVLLKNEGDLLPLARTARRIVVIGGDADVGVLSGGGSSQVRGVGGAPIEIPLATGGSASFARITYHASSPVKALKAALPGASVSFMDGRNLNATLDAARAADLVIVFATQWTTEADDVHDLRLPNQQDALITAIAAVQPKTVAVLETGGPVLMPWIGKVPAVLQAWYPGQRGGEAIANILTGKVNPSGRLPITFPAAEAQAPRPRPVGLDRMTAAEAQAAADPGAPSAGALQSFPVDYVEGADVGYRWYEKKGRQPLFPFGHGLGYTSFAYRNLAVTGGKGLSVSFEMVNTGKRTGADVPQVYVARDGANTPMRLAAFTRVTLKPGETRRVTLTAEPRILADYDTRLPGWRIAAGTYRVALARDAADRSLLATTTLEAATMKP from the coding sequence ATGTCAAAGAGCCTATACGCAGCGTTGCTCGGCGCGACGATCATTGCCGGCTTGGGCGCTGGTGCATCCACTGCCCAGACACGGTCTGCCACAACAGAGGATGCACGCGCGCGCGCCAATACGATCGTTGCGCGGATGACGATCGATGAGAAGATCGCGCTGGTGCATGGACTGTTTCCGCCAATGGCGAAGGGCAAGTCGGCCAATGAGCTGATTCCCTCGGCCGGGCATATCGAAGGCATCCCGCGCCTGGGCGTGCCGTTGGTACGCGAAAGCGATGCGTCGCTCGGCGTTGCCAACCAGGTCGAGCAGCGCAAGGGCGATGTTGCTACGGCTCTGCCCTCTAGCCTCGCCACCGCCGCCAGTTTCGATCCCGAGATTGCGCGCGCAGGTGGGGCGATGATCGGCAGCGAGGCGCGCGCCAAGCGCTTCAACGTGCTGCTGGCCGGCGGGGTCAACCTGACGCGCGATCCGTGGAACGGACGTAATTTCGAATATCTGGGCGAGGACCCGCTGCTCGCGGGGCGGCTGGCGGGCGCGCATATCGCGGGCGTGCAATCGAACCGCATCGTCTCGACCGTCAAGCATTTCGCGCTCAACGCGCAGGAGACGGGACGTACCGTGCTCGACGGCAGGATCGACGAGGCGAGCTTCAGGATGAGCGACCTGCTCGCCTTCCAGATCGCGATCGAGACGGGGCGTCCCGGATCGGTGATGTGCGCCTATAACAAGGTCGGCGGCGATTGGGCGTGCGAGAACGAGCATTTGCTGACCGAGGTGCTGAAGCGTGACTGGGGCTATAAGGGCTGGGTGATGAGCGACTGGGGTGCGGTGCACTCCACCGCCAAGGCCGCCAATGCCGGCCTCGACCAGCAATCGGGCGAGGAACTCGACAAGGCACTGTATTTCGCTGCGCCGCTCAAGGCTGCGGTACAATCGGGCGCCGTGCGGGCGTCTCGGCTCGACGACATGGTGGCGCGTTATTTGACCGGGCTGATCGAGACCGGCGCGTACGACACGCCCGTGCCGACGGTTGCGCAGACGCCCAATTATGCGCAGAATGCGCTGGTTGCACAGCGCGCTGCCGAGGCCGGGATCGTCTTGCTCAAGAATGAGGGTGACCTGTTGCCGCTCGCGCGCACGGCCCGTCGCATCGTGGTGATCGGCGGCGACGCCGATGTTGGCGTGCTGTCGGGCGGTGGATCAAGCCAGGTGCGCGGCGTGGGCGGCGCGCCGATCGAAATTCCGCTCGCAACCGGCGGATCGGCATCGTTCGCGCGCATCACCTATCATGCCTCCTCGCCCGTCAAGGCGCTGAAGGCGGCGCTGCCCGGTGCGAGCGTCAGTTTCATGGATGGGCGCAATCTCAACGCCACGCTGGATGCGGCCAGGGCGGCGGACCTGGTGATCGTCTTCGCCACGCAGTGGACGACCGAGGCCGACGATGTTCACGACCTGCGCCTGCCCAACCAGCAGGACGCACTGATCACGGCGATCGCTGCGGTGCAGCCCAAGACGGTGGCGGTGCTGGAAACCGGCGGGCCGGTGCTGATGCCGTGGATCGGCAAGGTGCCTGCGGTGCTGCAGGCCTGGTATCCCGGGCAGCGCGGCGGGGAGGCGATCGCCAACATCCTGACCGGCAAGGTCAACCCGTCGGGCCGCCTGCCGATCACCTTCCCGGCAGCCGAGGCACAAGCGCCGCGCCCGCGCCCGGTCGGTCTCGACAGGATGACCGCGGCCGAGGCGCAGGCTGCGGCCGACCCGGGCGCGCCGAGCGCCGGCGCGCTGCAGAGCTTCCCGGTCGACTATGTCGAGGGCGCCGATGTCGGCTATCGCTGGTACGAGAAGAAGGGACGGCAGCCTTTGTTCCCGTTCGGGCACGGGCTTGGCTATACCAGTTTTGCCTATCGCAACCTGGCGGTGACCGGCGGCAAGGGGCTCAGCGTGTCGTTCGAAATGGTCAATACCGGCAAGCGCACGGGCGCGGACGTGCCGCAGGTGTATGTCGCGCGGGATGGCGCGAACACGCCCATGCGGCTGGCGGCGTTCACGCGCGTGACGCTGAAGCCCGGCGAGACGCGCCGCGTGACGCTCACCGCCGAGCCGCGGATCCTGGCGGACTATGACACGAGGCTGCCGGGCTGGCGCATCGCGGCGGGCACGTACCGCGTGGCGCTGGCGCGCGATGCGGCTGATCGTTCGCTGCTCGCCACCACGACGCTGGAGGCAGCGACCATGAAGCCCTGA
- a CDS encoding ribonuclease HI — MPMVKVFFDGGCRPNPGAMEIAVVARGRTHIVRDRGAGTSFDAEWLALIEALKVAQSLAPASFVLLGDAATVIRQAAGVAPCRGAALRHLQAFKALVPAGARVRYIKRTQNLAGIALARLHG; from the coding sequence ATGCCAATGGTGAAAGTGTTCTTCGATGGCGGTTGTCGCCCAAATCCCGGCGCGATGGAGATCGCCGTGGTGGCGCGTGGGCGCACGCACATCGTGCGCGATCGGGGCGCCGGCACCAGCTTCGATGCCGAATGGCTTGCGTTGATCGAAGCGTTGAAGGTTGCGCAATCGCTTGCGCCTGCCTCGTTCGTGCTGCTCGGCGATGCGGCGACGGTGATACGCCAAGCGGCGGGGGTGGCACCATGCCGCGGCGCGGCGCTACGGCATCTCCAGGCCTTCAAGGCGCTTGTGCCGGCCGGCGCCCGCGTTCGCTACATCAAACGTACGCAAAACCTCGCGGGCATTGCGCTCGCGAGGTTGCATGGTTGA
- a CDS encoding CsbD family protein, with the protein MSHTPPVPAGNQSPFPLQEAPHNNTAAPAAASSDAQPAVIASAQQGVTAARDAIAPLATKATTFARERPYATAALVGTIALAVFNSLRGRRG; encoded by the coding sequence ATGTCGCACACTCCTCCCGTTCCCGCCGGTAACCAGTCGCCTTTCCCGTTGCAGGAAGCGCCGCACAACAACACCGCTGCACCTGCTGCGGCATCCAGCGATGCTCAGCCGGCGGTTATTGCCAGTGCGCAGCAGGGCGTCACCGCGGCCCGCGACGCCATCGCGCCGTTGGCCACCAAAGCGACGACCTTTGCGCGCGAGCGGCCTTATGCCACAGCGGCCCTGGTCGGGACGATCGCTTTGGCCGTGTTCAACAGCCTGCGCGGTCGCCGCGGCTGA
- a CDS encoding PepSY-associated TM helix domain-containing protein → MSQTTAPSRLKPKRKWRGWWLKQLHTWHWVSAAVSLSAMLLFAITGITLNHAASISATPVVVDKDAVLPAPLLATLPKAPAAGAPLPAPVAAAVARTVGVDPSRNAGEWSDSEVYVALPRPGGDAWVSIDRASGKISAETTDRGWISYLNDLHKGRNAGTAWFWFIDIFAAACVLFTLTGLLLLQLHARHRPSTWPLVALGLALPVLIAIVFLH, encoded by the coding sequence ATCTCGCAAACCACCGCCCCTTCGCGGCTGAAGCCGAAGCGCAAGTGGCGCGGGTGGTGGCTGAAGCAGCTGCACACCTGGCATTGGGTGAGCGCGGCGGTATCGCTGTCGGCAATGCTGCTGTTCGCGATCACGGGCATCACGCTCAACCATGCCGCGTCGATCAGTGCCACGCCGGTCGTCGTCGACAAGGATGCCGTGCTGCCGGCACCTTTGCTGGCGACCTTGCCCAAGGCGCCGGCGGCGGGCGCGCCGTTGCCAGCGCCGGTTGCCGCTGCCGTGGCGCGTACCGTCGGTGTCGATCCGAGCCGCAATGCCGGGGAATGGTCCGATAGCGAGGTTTACGTCGCGCTGCCCCGGCCGGGCGGGGATGCGTGGGTCAGCATCGATCGCGCAAGTGGCAAGATCAGCGCCGAGACGACCGATCGCGGCTGGATTTCCTACCTCAACGATCTCCACAAGGGGCGCAACGCCGGCACCGCCTGGTTTTGGTTCATCGACATCTTCGCTGCTGCGTGCGTGCTGTTCACGCTGACCGGACTGCTACTGCTGCAGTTGCACGCGCGGCATCGCCCATCGACCTGGCCGCTGGTCGCCTTGGGATTGGCGCTGCCGGTGCTGATCGCCATCGTCTTCCTCCATTGA
- a CDS encoding DUF2271 domain-containing protein produces the protein MRNAVLSSSALLAGVIAAPAMAGTVTVTIPRLNVAEYHRPYVAVWVEPAGGGAARTVAVWYDIKKRGNEPGTKWLADLRAWWRKGGRSLNLPANGVSGATRAPGQYSIALPADLKPGAYVLNVEAARETGGRELVTVPLNVPNTSGRATGKGELGAVTLSR, from the coding sequence ATGCGTAACGCCGTCCTCTCTTCCTCCGCGCTACTGGCTGGCGTGATCGCGGCGCCGGCCATGGCGGGCACGGTGACGGTCACGATACCGCGCCTGAACGTCGCCGAATATCACCGCCCGTATGTCGCGGTGTGGGTCGAGCCGGCAGGCGGCGGCGCGGCGCGCACCGTCGCCGTATGGTACGACATCAAGAAGCGCGGCAACGAGCCCGGCACCAAATGGCTGGCCGACCTGCGCGCCTGGTGGCGCAAGGGCGGTCGCAGCCTGAACTTGCCCGCCAACGGGGTGAGCGGCGCGACACGCGCGCCCGGCCAGTACAGCATCGCGCTGCCCGCCGACCTGAAGCCCGGTGCCTATGTGCTGAACGTGGAAGCGGCGCGCGAAACGGGCGGGCGCGAGCTCGTCACCGTGCCGCTGAACGTGCCCAACACTTCCGGCCGCGCCACCGGCAAGGGTGAACTCGGCGCCGTCACGCTTTCCCGCTGA
- a CDS encoding DUF4198 domain-containing protein → MSPLARRLLTAAALLSIPAGLSAHRMWLLPSGTVFSGTDSWVTVDAAVSNDLFFLDHQPGRLETIKVWQPDGTPGELKNGSTGRYRSVFDVQLDKPGTWKIGSQMSGVMGSFKVDGVEKRVGGRGGPPPGAGGQPGAVRQPPLTVADIPANATDVKLTETSSRNEIYVTAGEPTTKVFKPTGKGLEFAPVTHPDELVAGEAARFRFLIDGKPAAGIKVSVIPGGKRYRNEEGGMELTTGADGVLTVTWPTAGMYWLNATTTDSKTTTPRATERRMSYTTTLEVLTP, encoded by the coding sequence ATGAGCCCCCTCGCCCGCCGCCTGCTGACCGCCGCCGCGTTGCTGTCGATTCCCGCCGGGCTTTCCGCGCACCGCATGTGGCTGTTGCCCTCCGGCACGGTGTTTTCCGGCACCGATAGCTGGGTAACCGTCGATGCCGCGGTGTCGAACGATCTATTCTTCCTCGATCACCAACCCGGGCGGCTGGAGACGATCAAGGTGTGGCAGCCGGACGGTACGCCCGGCGAACTGAAGAACGGATCGACCGGGCGCTATCGTTCGGTGTTCGACGTGCAGCTCGACAAGCCCGGCACGTGGAAGATCGGATCGCAGATGTCGGGCGTGATGGGCAGCTTCAAGGTCGACGGGGTCGAGAAGCGGGTCGGTGGTCGCGGCGGTCCGCCGCCGGGTGCGGGTGGGCAGCCCGGCGCGGTTCGCCAGCCACCGCTGACCGTCGCGGACATTCCGGCGAACGCCACCGACGTCAAGCTGACCGAGACGTCGAGCCGCAACGAGATCTACGTCACCGCAGGCGAGCCGACCACCAAGGTCTTCAAGCCTACGGGCAAGGGGCTGGAATTCGCGCCGGTGACGCATCCGGACGAACTGGTTGCGGGTGAGGCAGCGCGGTTCCGGTTCCTGATCGACGGCAAGCCGGCCGCCGGGATCAAGGTGAGCGTGATCCCCGGCGGAAAGCGCTATCGCAACGAGGAAGGCGGCATGGAGCTGACCACCGGGGCGGACGGCGTGCTGACGGTCACCTGGCCGACGGCGGGCATGTACTGGCTGAACGCCACCACGACGGACAGCAAGACGACGACACCGCGCGCGACCGAGCGGCGCATGTCCTACACCACGACGCTCGAGGTGCTGACGCCCTGA
- a CDS encoding FAD:protein FMN transferase codes for MRIALPPALSAQAIAGRDATLPVVTLDGETMGTTWRILFARAASVDVAALRGAVDVRLAGLVAEMSHWDGTSLLTRFNRAPAGTWMTLPPDFAHVMAAALRIAAASDGAFDPAVGRLVDLWGFGPPGPAPTPDRAAIAGATALSGWRRLSFDPASRRLRQPGGLALDLSGIAKGHAVDALAQLLRDAGIGHALVEIGGELVGFGVRPDGDPWWVDLEVPPGMHLPPLRVALHGLAVATSGNYRRGCHNLDPRTGYPTEAAIVSVSVLHDNAMEADAWATALTVSGPAAGIVMADRLGIAARIVCDAGGEVQEHLSAALTAMLAD; via the coding sequence ATGCGCATCGCGTTGCCGCCAGCGCTGTCGGCGCAGGCGATCGCCGGGCGGGATGCCACGCTGCCGGTCGTCACGCTCGATGGCGAGACGATGGGCACCACCTGGCGCATCCTGTTCGCACGGGCAGCGTCGGTGGATGTCGCGGCGTTGCGCGGCGCGGTCGACGTGCGGCTAGCCGGGCTGGTCGCGGAAATGAGCCACTGGGACGGCACGTCGCTGCTGACGCGCTTCAACCGCGCGCCGGCGGGCACGTGGATGACGCTGCCGCCCGATTTCGCGCATGTCATGGCCGCGGCCTTGCGCATCGCGGCGGCGAGCGACGGCGCGTTCGATCCGGCGGTCGGGCGGCTGGTCGACCTGTGGGGCTTCGGCCCGCCCGGCCCTGCCCCGACGCCTGACCGTGCGGCGATCGCGGGGGCGACTGCACTGTCGGGCTGGCGGCGGCTTTCTTTCGACCCTGCGTCGCGGCGGCTGCGCCAGCCGGGCGGCTTGGCGCTCGATCTGTCGGGGATCGCCAAGGGACATGCGGTGGATGCGCTGGCGCAGCTGCTGCGAGATGCTGGTATCGGCCATGCTTTGGTCGAGATCGGCGGCGAACTGGTCGGGTTCGGGGTACGTCCAGATGGCGATCCGTGGTGGGTCGACCTCGAGGTGCCGCCGGGCATGCACTTGCCGCCGCTACGCGTGGCGCTGCACGGGCTGGCCGTGGCGACATCGGGCAACTACCGGCGCGGCTGCCATAATCTGGATCCGCGGACCGGATACCCGACCGAAGCGGCGATCGTATCGGTCAGCGTGCTGCACGATAATGCGATGGAAGCCGATGCCTGGGCGACCGCGCTGACGGTGTCGGGTCCAGCGGCGGGGATCGTGATGGCTGACCGGCTGGGGATTGCGGCGCGTATCGTGTGTGATGCAGGCGGCGAAGTGCAGGAGCATCTTTCCGCAGCGCTGACGGCAATGCTGGCAGATTGA
- a CDS encoding alpha-hydroxy-acid oxidizing protein gives MTDFGSYQNEIYGAGLRGIVPKVPVDYATLVKRAEAAMPPFVLPYVQGGCGDEWTQDRNAEAFHHWGMVPRMMVDCTTRDLSTELFGHTYHSPIFMSPIGVTGICTQDGHGDIAAAQASAATGVPMMVSTLGNDTLEDVAQHLGSTPGFFQLYTPRDRDLAESLVRRAETAGYRAIVVTLDTWITGWRPRDLNTGNFPQLRGHVLVNYTADPVFRRLLGKDPATAPMETIALWSRLFGHVMTWDDLAWLKSITSLPIVLKGICHPDDAWRGVDLGADAIFCSNHGGRQANGGIAAIDLLPDVVAACGDTPVLFDSGIRSGSDVVKALALGARAVGVGRPFAYGLALDGAAGAAHVLKCVLAEADLMMAVNGMPTLADVRAAGAQRIAL, from the coding sequence ATGACCGATTTCGGCAGTTACCAGAACGAGATATACGGCGCGGGCCTGCGCGGCATCGTGCCCAAAGTGCCGGTGGATTATGCCACGCTCGTCAAACGCGCCGAGGCGGCAATGCCCCCCTTCGTCCTGCCATATGTGCAGGGCGGGTGCGGCGACGAATGGACGCAGGACCGGAATGCCGAGGCATTCCACCATTGGGGCATGGTGCCGCGCATGATGGTCGATTGCACCACGCGCGATCTGTCGACAGAGCTGTTCGGCCATACCTATCACAGCCCGATCTTCATGAGCCCGATCGGCGTGACCGGCATCTGCACGCAGGACGGGCATGGCGACATCGCCGCGGCGCAGGCGTCGGCGGCGACCGGCGTGCCGATGATGGTATCCACGCTCGGCAACGACACGCTGGAGGATGTGGCGCAGCATCTGGGCAGCACGCCCGGCTTCTTCCAGCTCTATACGCCTCGCGACCGCGATCTGGCCGAAAGCCTGGTTCGCCGCGCCGAGACGGCCGGCTACCGCGCGATCGTCGTCACGCTCGACACCTGGATCACCGGCTGGCGCCCGCGCGATCTCAACACCGGCAATTTCCCGCAGCTTCGCGGCCATGTGCTGGTCAATTACACGGCCGACCCGGTGTTCCGCCGCCTGCTCGGCAAGGATCCGGCCACCGCGCCCATGGAGACGATCGCGTTGTGGAGCCGGTTGTTCGGGCATGTCATGACCTGGGACGATCTCGCCTGGCTAAAGTCGATTACCAGCCTGCCGATCGTGCTGAAAGGCATCTGCCACCCCGATGATGCCTGGCGCGGCGTCGATCTGGGCGCCGACGCGATTTTTTGCTCCAACCATGGTGGTCGGCAGGCAAATGGCGGGATCGCCGCGATCGATCTGCTGCCGGACGTAGTGGCGGCATGCGGCGACACACCCGTGCTGTTCGATTCCGGCATCCGCTCAGGCAGCGACGTGGTGAAGGCACTGGCGCTCGGCGCACGCGCGGTCGGCGTGGGGCGGCCGTTCGCTTACGGTCTCGCGCTGGATGGTGCGGCCGGTGCCGCGCACGTGCTGAAATGCGTGCTGGCGGAGGCGGATCTGATGATGGCGGTCAACGGCATGCCGACGCTCGCGGACGTTCGCGCGGCAGGGGCGCAGCGAATCGCGCTATAG